The proteins below are encoded in one region of Fibrella aestuarina BUZ 2:
- a CDS encoding DNA-directed RNA polymerase subunit omega translates to MATSNPSIITRDTDKIAAVTGNLYESVSLISKRARQISTRNKEELSNKLSEFVSAVDNLEEVFENREQIEISKFYERLPKPTTLATDEFLQGKVYHRYPEEGEAAAQ, encoded by the coding sequence ATGGCAACGTCAAATCCGTCAATCATCACGCGCGACACCGACAAGATCGCAGCAGTAACGGGCAATCTGTACGAGTCGGTCTCGCTTATTTCGAAGCGTGCCCGTCAGATCTCGACCCGCAATAAGGAAGAACTGAGCAACAAACTGTCGGAGTTTGTATCGGCGGTCGATAACCTCGAAGAAGTGTTCGAAAACCGCGAGCAGATCGAGATTTCGAAATTCTACGAGCGCCTGCCCAAGCCGACGACGCTGGCCACCGACGAGTTTTTGCAGGGCAAAGTGTACCACCGGTACCCCGAAGAAGGCGAAGCCGCGGCCCAGTAA
- the porD gene encoding type IX secretion system protein PorD, with product MKRYLFLFACLLLAYVAPAQELNCTVNLNSDQLVAVQKTDFSYFSQLKTVISDLMNNRRWTNDQFGQNEKINCTLTVNLLRSETQGVFQGNAQLTVSRPVYGTNYQTIILSYVDRGFNFSWLPTQPIFYRENQFSDDLTQMLAFYANIILAVDYDSFSRQGGNPYIQRAYQVVNLAQASSPNQSDWSNTDNGRRNRFWLVENLQSQQVIPFRDGFYNYHRLGLDAFASNPVQARKYTMDLLTNMRQITLQKPGAVLLNSFFDAKSDELLNIMAEGTRDERRRAFDLLSFLDPSKTENYRRLLN from the coding sequence ATGAAACGCTACCTGTTTCTCTTTGCCTGCCTGCTGCTCGCCTACGTTGCCCCGGCGCAGGAACTGAACTGCACGGTGAACCTCAACTCCGATCAGTTGGTGGCCGTGCAGAAAACCGACTTCTCGTATTTCAGCCAGTTGAAAACGGTCATCAGCGACCTGATGAACAACCGCCGCTGGACCAACGATCAGTTTGGGCAGAACGAAAAAATCAACTGCACGCTGACGGTCAACCTGCTGCGCTCCGAGACGCAGGGCGTTTTTCAGGGCAACGCGCAGCTGACGGTAAGCCGGCCGGTTTATGGCACCAATTACCAGACCATTATTCTGAGCTACGTCGATCGGGGCTTCAACTTTTCGTGGTTGCCGACGCAGCCCATTTTTTACCGCGAAAACCAGTTTTCCGACGACCTGACCCAGATGCTGGCTTTCTACGCCAACATCATTCTGGCGGTCGATTACGATTCGTTTTCGCGGCAGGGCGGCAATCCCTACATCCAGCGGGCCTATCAGGTCGTGAACCTGGCGCAGGCGTCGAGCCCCAACCAGAGCGACTGGTCAAATACCGACAACGGACGGCGCAACCGGTTCTGGCTGGTCGAGAATCTGCAAAGCCAGCAGGTGATTCCCTTCCGCGACGGGTTCTACAACTACCACCGGCTGGGGCTCGATGCCTTCGCCAGCAACCCGGTTCAGGCTCGAAAATACACGATGGATTTGCTGACCAACATGCGGCAGATTACCTTGCAAAAGCCCGGCGCGGTGCTGTTGAACTCCTTCTTCGACGCCAAATCCGATGAGTTGCTGAACATCATGGCCGAGGGCACGCGCGACGAACGCAGGCGGGCGTTTGACCTGCTCTCGTTCCTCGACCCCAGTAAAACCGAGAATTACCGACGACTGCTGAACTAA
- a CDS encoding OmpP1/FadL family transporter: MKKSFLFVAGLSLLIAGNASAQGLGNSPYSALGLGELLPSANVTNLGMGGIGVSYASPFYLNSQNPALLARRSRFTIFEVGLLGQQKALSQIRSGEQQTQRDFGGNLSYLALAFPLSSRWNTAISLRPYSYVDYQTKTYGRVPNSIYETELIYSGKGGLNRASISNGVRLGKNIYLGAEASFLFGNITTNSTSRVLINSSEDITVARVNRVNYSDIAVNFGAAWRPNLGKDRALNIGLTFAPRTNLSATETDVFQQQLNGSLVSGDDTLRSNTAARSMVPQQLQFGITYEKNNQLAIGAEVGFQSWSQFRTVTDQPGNLRDGLHTAVGVEYTPKPASTRYRDLITYRAGFQYNQMPYQVDGTQITDINGSLGFSIPVGAYFVNHINLALVGGQRGSLAGSQIRERYFKVALGFSLNDWWFRKTVID; this comes from the coding sequence GTGAAAAAGTCATTCTTATTCGTCGCTGGCCTTAGCCTGCTGATCGCCGGGAACGCATCGGCGCAGGGCCTCGGCAACTCACCTTATTCGGCACTGGGTCTGGGCGAACTGCTGCCCTCCGCCAACGTCACTAACCTGGGCATGGGCGGTATCGGCGTCAGTTATGCGAGCCCGTTCTACCTGAACAGCCAGAACCCGGCCCTGCTGGCCCGGCGGTCGCGGTTTACCATCTTCGAGGTGGGGCTGCTGGGCCAACAGAAGGCGCTCAGCCAGATTCGGTCGGGCGAGCAGCAGACACAGCGCGATTTTGGCGGTAACCTGAGCTATCTGGCACTGGCGTTCCCGCTCTCGTCGCGCTGGAACACGGCCATCAGCCTGCGCCCGTACAGCTACGTCGACTACCAGACCAAAACCTACGGCCGCGTACCCAATTCGATCTACGAAACCGAACTGATCTACAGCGGAAAAGGGGGGCTGAACCGGGCGTCGATCAGCAACGGCGTACGGCTGGGAAAAAACATTTACCTGGGTGCTGAAGCGTCCTTCTTGTTTGGCAACATCACCACCAACTCCACGTCGCGGGTGCTGATCAACTCCAGTGAAGACATCACGGTAGCCCGGGTGAACCGGGTGAATTACTCTGATATTGCCGTGAACTTCGGTGCCGCCTGGCGGCCAAATCTGGGCAAAGACCGCGCGCTGAACATCGGCCTTACGTTTGCGCCCCGCACCAACCTGAGCGCCACCGAAACTGACGTGTTCCAGCAACAACTCAACGGCAGTCTGGTGTCGGGCGACGATACGTTGCGGTCGAACACGGCCGCCCGGTCGATGGTGCCGCAGCAGCTTCAGTTTGGGATTACGTACGAAAAAAACAATCAGTTGGCTATTGGGGCTGAGGTAGGCTTCCAGAGCTGGTCGCAGTTTCGCACGGTGACCGATCAGCCGGGTAACCTGCGCGACGGCCTGCATACGGCGGTTGGCGTTGAATATACGCCCAAACCCGCCTCGACGCGCTACCGCGATCTGATTACGTACCGGGCTGGCTTTCAATACAACCAAATGCCCTATCAGGTCGATGGCACGCAGATTACCGACATCAATGGTAGCCTTGGTTTCTCAATCCCGGTGGGCGCTTATTTCGTAAATCACATCAATCTGGCCCTCGTTGGTGGTCAGCGCGGCTCACTGGCTGGTTCGCAGATTCGGGAGCGGTACTTCAAAGTGGCGCTGGGCTTCTCGCTCAACGACTGGTGGTTCCGCAAAACGGTGATCGACTAG
- a CDS encoding SAM-dependent methyltransferase translates to MPTLYLIPTPLAPDTAAQVLTPPIADVIAHTDCFFVEELRTARRFISSLSTGRVIDDTTFYELHKDTPEADTKRQLTDLLAKDRDAGVLSEAGCPGVADPGAVAVRLAHQLGFRVEPMVGPSSILLALMASGMSGQSFAFHGYLPIDRAERTQLLKQLETDARRKGQTQLFMETPYRNNALLADLLAVGQPDTRLCIACHVTAPDALIQTKTLKQWKAAPPDLHKKPTIFVLG, encoded by the coding sequence ATGCCAACGCTCTATCTGATTCCGACCCCGCTGGCGCCCGACACGGCCGCCCAGGTACTGACGCCCCCCATCGCCGACGTGATTGCCCATACCGACTGCTTTTTTGTGGAAGAACTGCGCACGGCTCGGCGGTTTATTAGTAGCCTGAGCACGGGGCGCGTCATCGATGACACAACGTTCTACGAGCTCCACAAAGACACGCCCGAAGCCGATACCAAACGGCAACTGACCGATCTGCTGGCGAAGGACCGCGATGCCGGCGTACTCTCCGAGGCGGGTTGCCCCGGCGTGGCCGACCCCGGCGCCGTGGCCGTGCGGCTGGCCCATCAGCTGGGCTTCCGGGTCGAGCCCATGGTGGGGCCGTCGTCGATTCTGCTAGCGCTGATGGCCTCGGGCATGAGCGGGCAATCGTTTGCGTTTCACGGCTACCTGCCCATCGATCGGGCCGAACGTACCCAGCTCCTGAAACAACTGGAAACCGACGCCCGCCGGAAAGGACAAACGCAGTTGTTTATGGAAACGCCCTACCGCAACAACGCCCTGCTGGCCGATCTGCTCGCGGTTGGCCAGCCCGACACCCGCCTGTGCATTGCCTGCCACGTGACGGCCCCCGACGCCCTCATTCAGACCAAAACGTTGAAGCAGTGGAAAGCCGCCCCCCCAGACCTCCACAAAAAACCAACGATCTTTGTATTGGGTTAA
- a CDS encoding T9SS type A sorting domain-containing protein: MKQTLQIYGCLLGLLVATSLRAQDPGRSRLNLGRKAPANSPTATTSVSKPQRLLVPRPYVMAPMDRLLTLGKNSAIRDYYRSILIAPSAQSTRTASSTRATAAETPSMPIVERNLSENTLHSEERMYASDHLTVSNIYPNPANDFADIDYAMSSGVGSASITLLNILGSPIAEYTLDRNERKVRLQTRDLPTGYYFYQLSVEGTKVATKKLLVKHQ, encoded by the coding sequence ATGAAACAAACTTTACAGATATATGGGTGTTTACTGGGCCTCTTGGTGGCCACTTCGTTGCGGGCGCAGGATCCCGGGCGGAGTCGGCTTAACCTGGGCCGCAAGGCACCTGCCAACTCACCAACCGCCACCACGTCGGTCAGCAAGCCCCAGCGATTGTTGGTGCCCCGCCCCTATGTGATGGCCCCGATGGACCGCCTGCTGACGCTGGGCAAGAACTCGGCCATCCGCGATTACTACCGCTCGATTCTGATTGCTCCGAGCGCCCAGTCGACCCGCACCGCCAGCAGCACTCGGGCCACCGCGGCCGAGACGCCTTCGATGCCGATCGTTGAGCGAAACCTCTCGGAGAATACGCTGCATTCGGAAGAGCGGATGTACGCCAGCGACCACCTCACGGTATCGAATATCTACCCGAACCCGGCCAACGACTTCGCCGACATTGATTACGCGATGAGCAGTGGCGTAGGTAGTGCCAGCATCACCCTGCTGAATATTTTGGGATCGCCCATTGCCGAGTACACCCTCGACCGCAATGAACGCAAGGTGCGCCTTCAAACCCGTGACCTGCCCACAGGCTACTACTTTTACCAACTCTCGGTAGAAGGCACCAAAGTCGCCACCAAGAAGCTACTGGTAAAGCATCAATAA
- a CDS encoding type III pantothenate kinase: MTTKLDPAVNLAIDWGNTRIKAGWFAGNQLQKTARYASPDDLRDALQRQPPQHVIVSSTSRPADELRLALDDFDGGADWLLLSPTLPVPVKNGYETPQTLGADRLAAAAGVAAVCPGEPCLVLDLGTCITADFVSAGEASGTFEGGLIAPGLQMRLRAMHTFTARLPLPELPALGEWPPITARNTRDALLSGAMNGMALELNGLIDRYTNQYPHLRVIVCGGDAPLFVNRLKPGIFAVPDLVLLGLNQILLYNLSRQNH; encoded by the coding sequence ATGACCACGAAGCTTGACCCTGCTGTGAACCTCGCCATTGACTGGGGCAATACCCGCATCAAAGCCGGTTGGTTTGCTGGCAATCAGTTGCAGAAAACCGCCCGGTATGCCTCGCCCGACGACCTGCGCGACGCCCTTCAGCGCCAGCCGCCGCAGCACGTCATTGTCTCCTCGACCAGCCGCCCGGCCGACGAACTGCGGCTCGCCCTGGACGACTTCGACGGCGGCGCCGACTGGCTGCTGCTGTCGCCCACCCTGCCCGTACCGGTCAAAAATGGCTATGAAACGCCGCAAACGCTGGGTGCTGACCGGCTGGCGGCGGCGGCGGGGGTAGCGGCTGTCTGCCCCGGCGAGCCCTGCCTGGTGCTTGATCTGGGTACGTGTATCACCGCCGATTTCGTGTCGGCGGGCGAGGCCTCAGGTACGTTCGAGGGGGGGCTCATTGCGCCGGGGTTGCAGATGCGCCTGCGGGCCATGCACACCTTCACTGCCCGCCTGCCCCTGCCCGAATTGCCGGCTCTGGGCGAGTGGCCCCCCATCACGGCCCGCAACACCCGCGATGCGCTGCTGAGTGGCGCGATGAACGGCATGGCGCTTGAATTGAACGGCCTGATCGACCGATATACCAACCAATATCCGCATTTACGGGTCATCGTCTGCGGTGGCGATGCTCCGTTGTTCGTAAACCGCCTGAAACCGGGTATATTTGCAGTGCCTGATCTGGTGCTGCTGGGCCTGAATCAGATTCTTTTATACAACCTGTCGCGTCAGAATCACTGA
- the coaBC gene encoding bifunctional phosphopantothenoylcysteine decarboxylase/phosphopantothenate--cysteine ligase CoaBC, producing MNSLHKKRILLGVSGSIAAYKAALLVRLLVKAGAEVQVVMTESATAFITPLTLATLSKRPVLSRFVADDTGTWNNHVELGLWADALVIAPASARTLARCATALCDDLLSAVYLSAKCPVFLAPAMDLDMYRHPATVDNLNRLRSFGNHIIDATHGELASGLVGEGRLAEPETIVQTLERHFSRRPELVGKSILITAGPTQEPIDPVRYVSNHSTGKMGFAIAHAFARAGANVTLVAGPTYLATPDEAIRRINVRSAQEMFQSTADAFPTADVTILNAAVADYTPAYPADKKIKKNDAQFAIELTKTVDIAATLGAQKRPDQLMMGFALETDNERANALGKLHRKNLDWIVLNSLRDSGAGFGHDTNKITVISRQEIVHEFDLKRKDEVADDLLTIIAEQLMTKLPPKNE from the coding sequence ATGAATTCACTCCACAAAAAACGCATTCTGCTTGGTGTGTCGGGCAGTATTGCTGCCTACAAAGCGGCCTTGCTGGTGCGGTTGCTGGTCAAAGCCGGGGCCGAGGTGCAGGTTGTCATGACCGAGTCGGCAACGGCTTTCATTACCCCCCTCACGCTGGCGACCTTGTCGAAACGGCCCGTGCTGTCGCGGTTTGTAGCCGACGACACCGGTACCTGGAACAACCACGTCGAGTTGGGGCTCTGGGCCGATGCCCTCGTGATCGCCCCGGCTTCGGCCCGAACGCTGGCCCGCTGCGCCACCGCCCTCTGCGACGACCTGCTGTCGGCGGTGTACCTGTCGGCCAAGTGCCCCGTGTTTCTGGCGCCCGCCATGGACCTCGACATGTATCGCCACCCGGCCACGGTCGACAACCTGAACCGGCTGCGGTCGTTTGGCAACCACATCATCGACGCCACCCACGGCGAGCTGGCGAGCGGGTTGGTGGGTGAAGGTCGCCTGGCTGAGCCCGAAACGATTGTACAAACGCTAGAACGGCACTTCAGCCGGCGCCCCGAGCTGGTCGGCAAATCTATCCTGATTACGGCAGGCCCCACGCAGGAGCCCATCGATCCGGTCAGGTACGTTAGTAACCACTCGACCGGCAAAATGGGCTTCGCCATTGCGCACGCTTTTGCCCGCGCCGGTGCCAACGTGACACTCGTAGCGGGTCCAACGTACCTGGCTACCCCCGACGAGGCCATCCGACGCATCAACGTGCGGTCGGCGCAGGAGATGTTCCAATCGACGGCCGATGCCTTCCCTACCGCCGACGTTACGATCCTCAACGCGGCCGTGGCTGATTATACACCGGCCTACCCGGCCGACAAAAAGATCAAGAAAAACGACGCGCAGTTTGCCATCGAACTAACAAAAACGGTCGATATCGCCGCCACGTTGGGTGCCCAGAAACGACCCGATCAGTTGATGATGGGGTTTGCGCTTGAAACCGATAATGAGCGCGCCAACGCGCTGGGCAAACTGCACCGCAAAAACCTGGACTGGATTGTGTTGAACTCCCTGCGCGATTCGGGCGCGGGCTTTGGACACGACACCAACAAGATTACCGTTATTAGCAGGCAGGAGATCGTCCACGAATTTGACCTCAAACGCAAAGACGAAGTGGCCGATGATTTGCTGACGATTATCGCAGAGCAGTTGATGACGAAACTGCCTCCAAAAAACGAATGA
- the recN gene encoding DNA repair protein RecN produces the protein MLSHLLIKNYALIEQLEMVPDGALNIITGETGAGKSIMLGAIGLLLGHRADTRVLYDPSQKCVIEGSFNVTGYVIETIFEEEELDYAELCIVRREISPSGKSRAFVNDTPVNLETLRRVTSQLMDIHSQHDSVMLGSNEYQLQIVDTYAQDDDRLRTYRADYQTYRDRQMTYDHLQNEAGAMRREFDYNNFLYQELLKANLQADEQELLEQELNVLENAGEIKERLLMAFEYLDNPEQSVVSQLKSAVGCLNQVTKVAEQYKALQERAQSALIELRDLADEISTEQESVDIDDSRAEVVRERLSLIYQLQTKHQASNIAALIALRDELGQKVSQVLNLDDELAKAKAKAEAAQKKMLTSAEALSKARMAVLKPIEKEIKGLLDDLGMPNASLQISAEKGRPTPSGIDTVSFLFSANKGVKPQQLKNVASGGEFSRLMMAIKYILASKRSLPTIIFDEIDTGVSGEIAIKMGHMMRDMAHTHQLIAITHLPQIAAQGTAHYFVYKDHSAAKTVSRVRRLSFEERVQEIAQMIGGKTPSPSAVSSAREILEQNAVA, from the coding sequence ATGCTATCGCACTTATTGATCAAGAATTACGCGCTGATTGAGCAGTTGGAGATGGTGCCTGATGGGGCCCTGAATATCATTACGGGCGAAACCGGAGCGGGCAAATCCATAATGCTGGGTGCTATTGGGTTGTTGCTCGGTCACCGGGCCGACACGCGGGTGCTGTATGACCCTTCCCAAAAGTGCGTGATCGAGGGATCGTTCAACGTGACTGGGTACGTGATCGAAACCATTTTTGAGGAAGAAGAACTGGATTACGCCGAGCTGTGCATCGTGCGGCGGGAAATCAGCCCCAGCGGAAAATCGCGGGCGTTTGTCAACGACACGCCGGTGAACCTGGAAACCCTGCGGCGCGTGACGAGTCAGTTGATGGACATCCACTCGCAGCACGATTCGGTCATGCTGGGATCCAACGAGTACCAGTTGCAGATTGTGGACACCTACGCGCAGGACGACGACCGGCTACGTACCTACCGGGCCGATTACCAGACCTACCGCGACCGGCAGATGACCTACGATCACCTCCAGAACGAGGCCGGGGCCATGCGCCGCGAGTTTGACTACAACAATTTTCTGTACCAGGAACTGCTGAAAGCCAACCTTCAGGCCGACGAGCAGGAATTGCTGGAGCAGGAATTGAACGTGCTGGAAAACGCGGGCGAGATCAAGGAGCGGCTGCTGATGGCCTTCGAATACCTCGACAACCCCGAACAGTCGGTCGTGTCGCAGTTGAAAAGCGCGGTCGGCTGCCTCAATCAGGTCACGAAGGTTGCCGAGCAGTACAAAGCGTTGCAGGAGCGCGCCCAAAGTGCCCTGATCGAACTCCGTGATCTGGCCGACGAGATCAGCACCGAGCAGGAAAGCGTTGATATTGATGACAGCCGCGCCGAAGTGGTGCGTGAACGGCTCAGCCTCATTTACCAGCTTCAGACCAAGCATCAGGCGAGCAACATTGCCGCGCTGATCGCGCTGCGCGATGAACTGGGCCAGAAAGTGAGTCAGGTGCTCAACCTCGACGATGAACTGGCCAAGGCCAAGGCAAAAGCCGAAGCGGCCCAGAAGAAGATGCTGACGTCGGCCGAGGCACTCTCGAAAGCCCGGATGGCGGTGCTGAAACCCATCGAAAAAGAGATCAAAGGCCTGCTCGACGATCTGGGGATGCCCAATGCCTCATTGCAGATCAGCGCCGAAAAAGGTCGCCCGACTCCTTCGGGTATCGATACGGTGTCGTTCCTGTTTTCGGCCAACAAAGGCGTCAAACCGCAGCAGTTGAAGAACGTCGCGTCGGGCGGTGAATTTTCGCGGTTGATGATGGCGATCAAATACATTCTGGCCAGCAAACGCTCGTTGCCGACCATCATCTTTGACGAAATCGACACGGGCGTTTCGGGCGAAATCGCCATCAAAATGGGCCACATGATGCGCGATATGGCCCATACGCACCAGTTGATCGCCATCACGCACCTGCCCCAGATTGCTGCTCAGGGTACGGCGCACTATTTCGTCTACAAAGACCATTCCGCCGCCAAAACGGTCAGCCGGGTACGTCGGTTGTCGTTTGAAGAGCGGGTGCAGGAGATTGCGCAGATGATCGGTGGCAAAACTCCGTCGCCCAGCGCTGTCAGTTCGGCCCGCGAGATCCTGGAACAGAACGCGGTGGCCTAA
- the lptC gene encoding LPS export ABC transporter periplasmic protein LptC, which yields MCITLLACEEEKKPARVEYKGPIEEIQNVKLLYSEAAALKVKLTTAKQLRYTNDDRKYPKEVFVDFYDPTGQQVVTTLRSDSGRYDKIKDLYTVMGHVVVINKQKREKLQTNLLHWNPNTKKVFTESRVVVSSQLTGERLYGLGLDANQDFSRYSIRKPTGVFNLEGGF from the coding sequence TTGTGCATTACACTACTTGCCTGCGAAGAAGAGAAGAAACCGGCGCGGGTTGAGTACAAGGGGCCAATCGAGGAGATTCAGAACGTGAAGCTGCTCTACAGCGAGGCCGCGGCCCTGAAAGTGAAGCTGACGACAGCTAAACAACTCCGTTACACAAACGATGACCGGAAGTACCCCAAAGAGGTATTCGTTGATTTCTACGACCCCACTGGGCAGCAGGTCGTGACGACGCTCCGGTCTGATTCGGGGCGGTACGACAAAATCAAAGATCTGTACACGGTGATGGGCCACGTGGTGGTCATCAACAAGCAGAAGCGGGAGAAGCTACAGACGAACCTGTTGCACTGGAACCCCAACACCAAGAAGGTATTTACCGAAAGCCGGGTTGTCGTGTCGAGTCAGCTAACGGGCGAGCGACTGTATGGACTGGGGCTGGACGCCAATCAGGATTTTTCGCGCTATTCCATCCGCAAACCCACCGGTGTCTTCAACCTGGAAGGAGGATTTTAA
- a CDS encoding c-type cytochrome, whose amino-acid sequence MLYRNNCANCHQVDGAGLAGLYPPLANSDYLKANKNAVICSIRHGQQGPIVVNGKTYNRPMPAQLQFSALEVAEITTYIYSQWGDDKRLVTGKEAEAILATCKK is encoded by the coding sequence ATGCTGTATCGAAACAACTGCGCCAACTGCCATCAGGTGGACGGCGCCGGCTTGGCGGGGCTGTATCCGCCGCTTGCTAACTCCGATTACCTGAAAGCCAACAAAAATGCCGTGATCTGTTCGATCCGGCACGGGCAGCAAGGGCCTATCGTGGTGAATGGCAAAACCTACAACCGCCCGATGCCGGCTCAGTTGCAGTTCAGCGCCCTTGAAGTAGCCGAGATTACGACCTATATCTACAGCCAGTGGGGCGATGATAAACGCCTCGTAACCGGCAAAGAAGCCGAAGCCATCCTGGCAACCTGTAAGAAGTAA
- a CDS encoding SCO family protein — MLSRTSSSNAPLGRVALGTLLVGTLLACSQAGDQLPILGEREAVTKQVDGKTVTDTVYHTIPDFSFVSQYGDTVTAAAVKDKIYVADFFFTTCPTICPKMKTQLKRVYERFQTNPNVLLLSHTIDPEHDSVAVLREFAGELGVKGKNWLFVTGDRDKIYEIGEKSYMVTAQKDASAPGGVVHSGAFILVDTQRRIRGIYDGTTEKGVDQLMTDMDKLLKEDE; from the coding sequence ATGCTCAGTCGTACCTCAAGCAGTAACGCCCCGCTGGGCCGTGTTGCGCTGGGTACGTTGCTCGTAGGTACGTTACTGGCTTGCTCGCAGGCGGGCGACCAACTGCCCATTCTGGGCGAGCGGGAAGCGGTTACCAAGCAGGTTGACGGGAAAACCGTGACTGATACCGTGTATCACACCATCCCCGACTTCAGCTTCGTCAGTCAGTATGGCGACACGGTTACGGCGGCGGCGGTCAAGGACAAAATCTACGTGGCCGATTTCTTCTTCACGACCTGCCCCACCATCTGCCCGAAGATGAAAACGCAGCTCAAGCGGGTTTACGAGCGGTTCCAGACCAACCCCAACGTGCTCTTGCTGTCGCATACCATCGACCCGGAACATGACTCGGTGGCGGTACTGCGCGAATTTGCGGGCGAACTGGGCGTAAAAGGAAAGAATTGGCTCTTTGTCACGGGCGACCGCGATAAGATCTATGAGATTGGCGAAAAGAGCTACATGGTTACCGCGCAGAAAGACGCGTCGGCCCCCGGCGGTGTAGTCCACAGTGGTGCCTTCATTCTGGTCGATACACAGCGCCGCATCCGCGGTATCTACGACGGCACCACCGAAAAAGGTGTCGATCAGCTCATGACCGATATGGACAAGCTGTTAAAGGAGGATGAATAA
- a CDS encoding outer membrane protein assembly factor BamD, whose amino-acid sequence MRNRRILVYCLGLLLVSLSACSDFSKIQKNGTDDDKYKAALKYYNKQDWYRAGVLFEEIIPKLRGSAEQELSQFNYAYTQYNQGLYEPAAQLFKRFYETFARSEQAPEAMYMYAVSLYKSTPSFNLDQSGTIGAMSALQDFVNTYPESEHVKDCTDLILNLRKRLERKAYERAKQYYKVSGFSIANYKSAVVAINNFQREFPDSEFNEELAYLKVDAQYSLAKNSLDTKQKERYQESLAFYQAFKEKYPNSKYLKQADKMVEGSQKELDRIAKEEKAREELKKQQQPAPNAPAKVTSGQ is encoded by the coding sequence ATGCGAAATCGCCGTATCCTTGTTTATTGTCTGGGCCTTTTGCTCGTAAGCCTATCGGCCTGTTCTGACTTCTCGAAGATCCAGAAAAACGGCACCGACGACGACAAGTACAAAGCCGCGCTGAAGTACTACAACAAGCAGGACTGGTATCGGGCCGGGGTTCTGTTTGAAGAGATTATCCCGAAACTGCGGGGCAGTGCCGAGCAGGAGTTGTCGCAGTTCAATTACGCCTACACCCAGTACAATCAGGGCCTGTATGAGCCAGCCGCTCAGCTCTTTAAGCGGTTCTACGAAACGTTTGCCCGCAGCGAGCAGGCCCCCGAGGCGATGTACATGTATGCCGTTTCGCTGTACAAAAGCACGCCGAGCTTCAACCTCGATCAGTCGGGTACCATCGGTGCCATGTCGGCCCTGCAGGATTTCGTGAACACGTACCCGGAGAGCGAACACGTCAAAGATTGCACCGACCTGATTCTAAACCTGCGGAAGCGACTCGAACGCAAAGCATACGAACGGGCTAAGCAGTATTACAAAGTGAGTGGTTTCAGCATCGCCAACTACAAATCGGCGGTGGTGGCCATCAACAATTTCCAGCGTGAGTTTCCCGATTCGGAATTCAACGAAGAATTGGCCTATCTGAAAGTAGACGCGCAGTATAGCCTGGCTAAAAACTCGCTCGATACGAAGCAGAAGGAACGTTATCAGGAGTCGTTGGCGTTTTATCAGGCATTCAAGGAGAAGTACCCCAACAGCAAGTACCTCAAGCAGGCCGACAAGATGGTCGAGGGCAGCCAGAAGGAACTCGACCGGATTGCCAAAGAAGAGAAGGCTCGCGAAGAACTTAAAAAGCAACAACAACCCGCCCCCAACGCACCCGCCAAGGTGACTTCAGGGCAGTAA